TGTGCCAAAGACGCCCATCAGGGATGTGGAATAGCGGGCCAGCCAGTCGGCACCGCTGGTGTGGCCTTTGCCGTCGACCAGGTCTCCGACTGGTGTTTTCTCAAGTGTTCCGGCCGCGTGGGTTCCGGTGCGTGTCTGGTTCATGGGGTTACTCCTGCTGCTTCGTTGAGTACGTCTCCGTCGGGGACCACCTGCGTGCCGATGCCCGCGGTGGTGAATGTTTCCAGGAGCATGGAGTGCGGGAGCCGGCCGTCCACGATGTGCGCCTGTTCAACGCCGCCGTCAATGGCCTTCAGGCACGCCTGCATCTTGGGGATCATGCCCGATTCCAGTGATGGCAGCAGCCGGCGCAGTTCGGAGGCTGTGAGCGAGGAAATGAGCGAGGACCGGTCCGGCCAGTTGGCGTACAGGCCTTCAACATCTGTCAGGATGACCAGCTTGGACGCGTTCAGTGCCTCGGCAAGGGCAGCGGCTGCCGTGTCCGCGTTGACGTTGAGTACCTGCCCGGTGGTCTGGACGCGCTGGTCCGGCTGGAAACCCTGGCCGGCCCCGCCGTCGTCCTCAATTTCCGGTGCGACGGTGGATATCACGGGGATGCGTCCGGCCGCCAGGATGTCCAGGATGCCTTCGGGGTTGACGCCCACCACTTCGCCCACGAGGCCCAGGTCAACTTCCTCGCCGTCGATGACGGTGCCGGTCCGGACGGCGCGCAGGAGCCCGCCGTCTTCACCGGACATTCCGACGGCGTAGGGTCCATGGGAGTTGATCAGGCCGACGAGTTCGCGTCCCACCTGGCCGGTGAGGACCATCCGGACCACGTCCATGGCCTCCGGCGTGGTGACCCTGAGCCCGCCTTTGAATTCGGATTCGATGCCCAGGCGGCCGAGCATGGCGTTGATCTGGGGACCGCCGCCATGGACCACCACGGGATGGATCCCGACATGGTGGAGGAAGACCACATCCTCGGCGAAAGCACGGCGCAGCTCGTCGTTGACCATGGCATTGCCGCCGTACTTGATCACCATGGTGGTTCCGGCGAAGCGCTGGATCCACGGCAGGGCCTCGATCAGGGTGCCGGCCTTGCTCCGGGCGTCAGTCATGGACGTGGTCTCACGGGTCTGGGTGTTCATGGGGTGCAGCATCTCCAGGTTTGGCTGGTTGATCTAGCTTGAGTAGGCGCTGTTTTCGTGCACGTAATCATGCGTGAGGTCGTTGGTCCAGATGGTGGCTTCCGCGTCGCCGGCCTGAAGGTCTATCTCCACGTGCACTTCCCGCGGTTCCAGGTCCACGAGGTTGCGGTCATCGCCGATGCTGCCGTTGCGGCAGATCTGGATCCCGTTCATGGCCACATTGAGCTTGTCCGGCTCAAAAACGGCGTCAGTGGTTCCCACAGCAGACAGGACCCGGCCCCAGTTGGGATCCTTGCCGAAGATGGCCGCCTTGAAGAGGTTGGACCTCGCGACGGAACGGCTGACAATTTCGGCGTCCCGTTCGCTGGCCGCGTTGAACGTACGGATGGCGATGTCGTGGCTGGCACCTTCGGCGTCGCCAATCAGTTTGCGCGCCAGTTCGGCACACACCTGGGTGAGGCCGGCACCGAACGCCTCGGCAGAGGGCACGGCGCCGGATGCACCGGAAGCCAGCAGCACCACAGTGTCGTTGGTTGACATGCAGCCATCAGAGTCGGCACGGTCAAAGGTGACCCGCGTGGCGTCCCGAAGGGCGAGGTCAAGCAGTTCGGGAGCGACCTCAGCGTCAGTGGTGAGCACAACCAGCATGGTGGCCAGGCCGGGGGCCAGCATGCCTGCACCCTTCGCGATGCCGCCGATGGTGAACTCCTGGCCGTCGCCGTTCATGCCGATGAACAGAGCTGCCTTTGGTACGGAGTCAGTGGTCATGATGGCAAGGGCCGCCTCGGGGCCGCCATCCGTGCTGAGCGCCGTCGAGGCTGCCTCGATGCCTGGCAGGATCTTGTCCATCGGCAGCTGCTCGCCGATGAGGCCAGTGGAGCATACCAAAACGTCGGTCGCCGAAATCTCCAGCACCTTGGCCACTTTTTCGGCGGTGCTGTGGGTGTTCTGGAATCCTTCGGGCCCGGTGCAGGCATTCGCACCGCCGGAATTGAGGACAACGGCGTCCACCCGGCCGTCGGAGACAACCTGGCGTGACCAGTGGACGGGAGCGGCTGCCACCCGGTTGCTGGTGAAGACGGCGGCGGCTGCCTTGGAGGGTCCGTCGTTGACTACCAGGGCGAGGTCGGGTTTGCCGGATGCCTTCAGTCCGGCAGTGATGCCGGCAGCCCGGAATCCGAGGGGGGCTGTAACGGTCACGGGGCAACTCCCTGCAGGTTGAGGCCGGCGGTTTCTGCCAGCCCGAGCGCGATGTTCATGGATTGCACAGCGCCGCCTGCAGTCCCCTTGGTGAGGTTGTCCAGGACACACGTGACGATGACGCGGCCAGTGTGTTCGTCCAATGCCACCTGCATGGCGGCGTGGTTGGATCCAACAACGGACTTGGTGGTGGGCCACTGCCCTTCCGGCAGGAGGTGCACAAACGGCTCGTCGTCGTACGCGTCGGCCCAGGCCTGGCGGACGTCGGCTGCTGTGGTTCCCGCCTTCACCCTGGCTGTTGCCGTGGTCAGGATGCCGCGGCTCATGGGTGCCAGCGTAGGGGTAAAGGAAACAGTCACACGTCCACCGGCGGCATTGGACAGGCCCTGCTCGATTTCCGGAGTGTGGCGGTGTCCGCCTCCCACCCCGTAGGGGCTCATCGAGCCCATCACTTCCGATCCAATCAGGTTGACCTTCGCCGCTTTGCCCGCACCGGACGTACCGGAGGCGGACACAATCACCACATCTTCGGGCTGAAGCAGTTGGGCTGTGAAGCCAGGCGTCAAAGCCAGCAGGGCCGACGTCGGGTAGCAGCCGGGAACGGCGATGCGGGTGGCGCCCT
Above is a window of Arthrobacter pascens DNA encoding:
- the argB gene encoding acetylglutamate kinase, coding for MNTQTRETTSMTDARSKAGTLIEALPWIQRFAGTTMVIKYGGNAMVNDELRRAFAEDVVFLHHVGIHPVVVHGGGPQINAMLGRLGIESEFKGGLRVTTPEAMDVVRMVLTGQVGRELVGLINSHGPYAVGMSGEDGGLLRAVRTGTVIDGEEVDLGLVGEVVGVNPEGILDILAAGRIPVISTVAPEIEDDGGAGQGFQPDQRVQTTGQVLNVNADTAAAALAEALNASKLVILTDVEGLYANWPDRSSLISSLTASELRRLLPSLESGMIPKMQACLKAIDGGVEQAHIVDGRLPHSMLLETFTTAGIGTQVVPDGDVLNEAAGVTP
- the argJ gene encoding bifunctional glutamate N-acetyltransferase/amino-acid acetyltransferase ArgJ; the encoded protein is MTVTAPLGFRAAGITAGLKASGKPDLALVVNDGPSKAAAAVFTSNRVAAAPVHWSRQVVSDGRVDAVVLNSGGANACTGPEGFQNTHSTAEKVAKVLEISATDVLVCSTGLIGEQLPMDKILPGIEAASTALSTDGGPEAALAIMTTDSVPKAALFIGMNGDGQEFTIGGIAKGAGMLAPGLATMLVVLTTDAEVAPELLDLALRDATRVTFDRADSDGCMSTNDTVVLLASGASGAVPSAEAFGAGLTQVCAELARKLIGDAEGASHDIAIRTFNAASERDAEIVSRSVARSNLFKAAIFGKDPNWGRVLSAVGTTDAVFEPDKLNVAMNGIQICRNGSIGDDRNLVDLEPREVHVEIDLQAGDAEATIWTNDLTHDYVHENSAYSS
- the argC gene encoding N-acetyl-gamma-glutamyl-phosphate reductase; translation: MTISVAVSGASGYAGGEVLRLLAGHPDVTIGAITAHSNAGSRLGELQPHLLGLADRLLEDTTVENLAGHDVVFLALPHGASAEIAAQLPEGTVVIDAGADHRLEDPAAWEKFYGSAHAGTWPYGLPELPGQREALKGATRIAVPGCYPTSALLALTPGFTAQLLQPEDVVIVSASGTSGAGKAAKVNLIGSEVMGSMSPYGVGGGHRHTPEIEQGLSNAAGGRVTVSFTPTLAPMSRGILTTATARVKAGTTAADVRQAWADAYDDEPFVHLLPEGQWPTTKSVVGSNHAAMQVALDEHTGRVIVTCVLDNLTKGTAGGAVQSMNIALGLAETAGLNLQGVAP